The sequence tccttgctttcctgtttttatttcttctccTAAACCTCTATCCGTtcaatttatttctttttctattCTTCTGTTTAAGGTGACGGATAACAGCTACCTTGAGTTTTTAAATAGTTGGCATGAGGAGAATAAACCAAGAGTAATAATGTTTGATGTAGCATCTAATATCCCTATTTTGTATAAGGTGAGTGTTTATTATATTAACTGTTCTTCTAAATCAATTTTCTTGGCACCTTCTTGACACAAGTTATATACTCTTGTTCACAGCTCACTGCTTTTGCCTATAAAGACTACATGAGGTTTGGCTATGTGGATATGGGCCTGACCGAGACCTCCCAAGTTGTGCAGAGGTTCAACATCAACACATATGCTCCCACCATGCTCCTGTTTAAAGAGAATACAGAGAAACCAGCTGATGTTATACAGGTGAAGCCCTGCTGCACATTTGCTAACAGCCAATCGCAAGCTTTCTCACAAACTATGTACCAGTAGTTGTTTTTGTGCTAGACAAGTCCTCTTCTGTTTTTATCCCTAGGCAAGAGGGATGAAAAAGCAAATAATTGATGAGTTTGTGTCCAACAATCGTTTTCTGCTGGTGCCGCGCCTGGTGAATCAGAAACTCTTTGATGAGCTGTGTCCAGTTAAACAGTTCCACCGTCGCAGGAAGTAAGAAATCTGACCTCTAATTGTAGTGTTATGTTGGTGGACTTATGTCTCTGAGAAAACGTCATTAATTGCCTGTCTTTCTGATTGACAGATACTGTGTTCTTCTCGTTACTGGTGAAGGAGAGCAGTTTGTGTCAGTGAATGAGGCGTTCTTTGACTTTGCTTCCTCCAACACTAAAGAAGTTCTCAGGTTTGCCTATGTTTATCAGAGAAAACAGCAGACTCTCTGTGACACCCTGCTCAAAAAGGACGACACAACCCCTCCACAGGTCAGTGACATTAATGCGCTTATACACCCGTTTGGTCACCTTGTTTGATGTCATATGAATTTCGAGTTTTTGTGCGTATGACTTCAGGTGATTCTTCTGGAGAGACGCAGCGCTACCGGAAGAGTGTTGTATCGGACAGTGACGGGTGGATGGAATGGAAGTGATGATGATAAGCACCGCCTCCATGAACAGCTTGAGCTCCTGCAAAGAGACCCCTCCTACCTTACCCATGATGCCATGCTGCCTGAACTAAACAATGAGTTTGCGTCTGTAAGTCATACAGAGTTATGAGGGGATAAGATTGTCTTTGTGACTTTGCAGTTTTGAGATTTAAGGATTTTAATATTGCTTTGAATGTTGTTGAACTTCAAGATCTAATAGCTAGGAATGATGAGAGAAAATAATCaatgcaataatatttttttttttattccagatGTTTCTGATTCAGTGGATAAACACTGCATATGATTACCTTGCTCAATTTTACTTTGATCTTCTGTACTCTAACTGGTGAGAACAACCAAAGAATTCACTGTCTTGTTTTAGATGCAGTTTCTTACCTCTTTTCTAGgcaaacttaaagggatagtttacccaaaaatgagaattctgtcatcatttaatcacccttaagttgttccaaacctgtataaattgctttcttctgatgaacacaaaagaagatatttttgtgtctcttcagaaaatttggactaaactgctcatatggattagttttacgatctatGAACTTAAGCGTCAAGGTGATAGTTGCGTAGACTGTCCAGAAATcactcagatttcatttaaaatgtcttaatttgtcttccaaagatgaacaaaagtcttgcaggtgtggaacgacatgagggtgagcaattaatgacagaattttcattttgggatgaactaaccctttaagggaatTTCTTGACTTAATTTTTTGTTAGAAGATTCCAGCATTTAGTTGAAATGCAAATTGAAGACGCTTAACACAGGAAAAAAAGTGAAGTTATACATTGcatgcaaaaatgtttttaaatacaaatgctACAACAAATAAGAGCAGACTCAACTAACtgataatgacatttttctagTCGACTGGTATTCGTGGGGGTATGGGGGTGGAGTTGTCATCACCTATAGAGAGAATTGCATGTTAAGTTAAATGTCATGCAGTAAACGCGGTACTAATTTAGCTTCTGCATGAACAGATAATCGCCTAACAACAGCAGCCATGTAAAGTGGCTAAAGTTAGGCTACTACATGCATGTTTCATATGATTAGCCATGTTTGAGATAGTTGAATAACAGGCAAACATTTGCCTGCAGAGTTTGTATGTCACCTTTTTGGGGTCCTCCTTTACCTCTCGAAATGATCACACTCTTTGGATTTCTCTCCTGACATAATTACCACATGGACGGCCGTGATAACGATGTAACTGCCATGGACTGACCAATTAAAATTTGGTTGACCAAGCCTCTTCTCATCGACTAACTGTGCATTCACACCGCCGTTGCATCAAAATTTGCTCTGACTGCCCTGCAAACAACGCTGTACTGTGTGTTCAGACCGCCATCTGTGGGTGCGTCAAAGTAACcgacaaccaatcagaatgtaGAAGTCCTCTGCTTGAGAAGATTCCAGAGAACGCAGAGAACAAATTGCTTAGCTGAagaaaataatgataaatgtcATTAGGCTTAAATATATACTGCATACAGctgtatatttatatagtaaATATATAGGCATACAGCAATGCCATTTCAGACATAGCATGCAAACAGTGTCAGACACCTTGATCCActcttatttttcttttttttcttatttatgccCCTGTACACATACAGGGACACATGTTGTATATTATTGGGAAATCCCGCCAATGGAAATTATCCACCTCTCCTCCATTTTACTTGGGAACTAATGTTTGATCTGAACCAAAGTTAACACGACTGTGTTCTCTGGAATCCTTTCAAGCAGAGGACCTCTACATTCCGATTGGTTACcgccgaaccgcgtcatagctTATTACCATAAAGCTGACCTGACTTTAACTCTTCTCGATGACCACAACGTCCAAGATGCACCGTGCCGCTGCTCGCCAGAGCTCGCCACCGGCTCACGTTGACAATGAATGACTTCCTGTCACTTTGACGCTCTCACCAGCAGCAGTGTGAATGCACAGTAACGTTTGGTCGAttattagggggcagccctgctattttcattgttttttaaattgaatGAAGTCATTTAttagttgttgcagccctactatttttttttttttataaatgagaaACTCAAGAGCTGACATCTTGTTCTTCTTCCCTCAGGCGTGAGATGATGCCCGTACTGTCTCTGATCTTCTCCGCTCTTTTCATCCTGTTTGGGACTGTAATCATTCAGGCTTTCAGGTAGGACTCCAGATTTGGTTAGTTATATCCCAGTGCCTTTTGTAAAGACATATATGTtatgtttaactttttattttttttggatgAATAGTGACTCTGGGGAAGACAAACCAGCCAAACAAAAGGCCACTGATTCACCAAAGACAGCGGAGAGCTCTCCAGGACCAGAGAGCACTTCAAGGTGAAACTGCTTGTTTGAGAATGGCAAAATTGCACAGTGATATTACATAACAGCATGTTAAATATAGATTTTGAGATCACAGATGTGTTTAGCTGCTCAGACAAATCGCTAAGAGTTGGTTTTCCTGTTACAGTCGTCCACCTAAGAAGAATTTTGTGGAGGTGACGGAGCTGACGGACATCACCTACATGAGTAACCTAGTCAGGTTAAAGCCTGGTCACATCAACGTAGTGCTGATCCTCACTGATGCTTCTAAGCAAGTGCTGCTCAGAAAGTTTGCCAAAGAAGTATATTCATTCTCAGGGTGAGGcctgtgtatgtttgtgtgtgtgtgtttgagagaatGCTAAAACCAATTTCTGGAGATCAACCTTCTTGCAGAGTTTATGTTGGGATCCATTCAACACTAACTTCCCAACTTGATGTTTAGCACATCTGCAGAATGAATGCTAGCATTTGTTATCTTCTCTCGAGCTTTAGACAACTGAGCTGAAGTTCGAAAATCAGAGTCACAACATAGGAATATTCCAaatctgaatttgaattgaatgcAGCATTAATTCTGACCCTGCTCTTGCACACtttgactgtatttttttaattaagggCTGCACACTAGAAAAATCTCTGCAGCATTTGACGAGTAGGAATGCATAGGGTCCGATTTGAAGGTGTAGAAATAGCCAGGGCTGTATTTCCCAAAAGCATGATGGGCCTTAGTAGATCTTGGAGAACATTGGTGTCAGTGGTTTCTACATTCTACTTAGGCTTGCGATGTTGTTGGGAAATACAGCACAGATAATTTTGAAACCACTTGGATTTTGAAAAAGTACGACTGGACCCATTATTCCAAAATGTAAATTTGTCAACGTATGCCCAATCAAAAGGTGcattacatttgtatttttccTCTCCAACGCACAGACACCTTTGTAATTATGGATTTGCAGCATTCACTAAagcagtggtcaccaacctttttaagcccaagatccctgacctcgacctttttgaaagacaagatctacttgatagaaaaagacagcccagattgtatttagtattttttttgtggTCATTGtagattttgatttatttatttatttttacaagcaaattggccgattccgatactggttgcagatatttattcttaatattattataattaacaaaaatacatagccatttcaaattagagggaaccaatgctttttaatcacaatccaaacaaagatgctatgcacgttgcatgagcagttgttttttttatttgaattagatttaatttcaagatttaaagcaaaaacagaatggtctgactttatctttgtgaaattttaaatgctacacacaaaaaagcatgaaacaaaaacagcaggctgaatgagacgcagattcagtctctgacagcaggtggcgcttatggagcagcagtgatacagcgtttccttggttactgctgtaaacaaagctgaaatgcGCTAATAATTATCCGgaggtaagaggaaaataaaatgccattgccATCGAAATCTTCCTGAAGACTGATCTCCTTTTAGAGATAAATTCATAATCCCTCACccccaattcaatatttatattttcttcctatttTCGAGCATTgtgaacagtgagctgctctgACTGCTACAGAATTGTCTCTTCTTCGCGTCCGTCTTCAGcgtctctggcctcttgttaatggccgtttacagactcagacataatgtgggctatttaccttttatctgtctgtctccagaaaataacataaaaataaatacaaaaatacagtacaaagactggagaaatgtaatgtatttttgtactcatatttctgttattttcgcaAGCTACTTACTGGgacagtgataaagatcgacTGGTCGATCGCAATCAATGGGTTGGCGACCACTTCACTAAAGAATCATAAAATATAGGTCTTTGAAAGGTTGATTAATTTTAGTCATGCTCCTGCAAGATTTGTATCTTGCTCCCAgaaagttttatgttttgtccCGCTCCCATCCACATCTTTCACACTTCGTACCACTTTCAGGCCTCAGGGTGAGGTTTACATTACACCTCCTTCTCCTGTATGATTCTGTCTCGTTCCAGTACCAAAGGCAATTTTTTACAATATCCCctttcccacacacacacacacaatggttTAGAGTTCACATTGTTGTCTttgtaatctctcaaccagtgtttaaaccacagaaagacatcaataaaacagcttgagaataatatctcacatagcattacatttacctcaggcaagtcatttagtgtccacagcatgttagttcactaactctagaggggagcatttcataaaatatatgcactatattagcttatatattaattatatttacttaacctgttagtaatgtcttatttaatatatgtttaaataaattttgtcatgaaaacaagttaggAAAGTAACtgtataaatgattatatttcaaaaatgaattggagtattggatttttttatttttattatttgaatgtAGATTACtatatctaaaaaataaatagcaactgaattttATAGTTtaggctctgttgttaattttatgtttagttttctctcccCTGCTGTACTGAACCCATACCGATCCGTGACTTCAATACCGAGGTATGTACCAAACCGTCATGTTTGTGTACTGTTACCCCTAATACTTCCCTCCTGTATTCAGCATTCCTGTTCCGCACTCTACTGCATCGGGTCCAACATATCCTGTGATAGTCTCACGGGATTGCAGACCTCAACCATAAACCCTAGTTATGTAGTTAGGCATCCCAGACAAAATC comes from Chanodichthys erythropterus isolate Z2021 chromosome 6, ASM2448905v1, whole genome shotgun sequence and encodes:
- the dnajc16l gene encoding dnaJ homolog subfamily C member 16 isoform X1 — translated: MGGWSVFVTGCVWAILLLALFGDSLASAPEFDPYKVLGVSRHASQAEIKKVYKRLAREWHPDKNKSPGAEDMFIKITKSYEILSNEERRANYDRFGQMDENQNFARAPQGFRHFHDSFYFDESFFHFPRTSRDFTESKHLLHYNQYMNEVLPDSFKRPYLIKITSEWCFTCIHIEPVWKDTVLELEPLGVGIGVVDIGYERQLANHLGAHRTPSILGVINGKITFFHYSVVREHLRQFVESLLPQKLVEKVTDNSYLEFLNSWHEENKPRVIMFDVASNIPILYKLTAFAYKDYMRFGYVDMGLTETSQVVQRFNINTYAPTMLLFKENTEKPADVIQARGMKKQIIDEFVSNNRFLLVPRLVNQKLFDELCPVKQFHRRRKYCVLLVTGEGEQFVSVNEAFFDFASSNTKEVLRFAYVYQRKQQTLCDTLLKKDDTTPPQVILLERRSATGRVLYRTVTGGWNGSDDDKHRLHEQLELLQRDPSYLTHDAMLPELNNEFASMFLIQWINTAYDYLAQFYFDLLYSNWREMMPVLSLIFSALFILFGTVIIQAFSDSGEDKPAKQKATDSPKTAESSPGPESTSSRPPKKNFVEVTELTDITYMSNLVRLKPGHINVVLILTDASKQVLLRKFAKEVYSFSGFLSPAVLNPYRSVTSIPRSQTLHYSFLNVDKHSQWMDSLMESAPDARPSDCLDEEEEEEDTTSNKSDYTGHVLALNGHKKYFCLFRPVFTGEEAECSRWSDEDAPTAGPSKASRSRSSSRQKATTLEIHHKLDRLGLWMERLMEGTLPRHYVPAWPGLDTITPQK